A stretch of Corynebacterium timonense DNA encodes these proteins:
- a CDS encoding IS256 family transposase, with product MTAGPNHIDPTAYLDELLAQASPDLMRQMLQDFINQILSTQADSICGADYATVSDTRTNHRNGYRHRDLDTRVGTIDVRIPKLRHGSFFPDWLLERRSRAERALATVVATCYLKGVSTRRMNDLVATLGITNLSKSQVSTMAKELDVMVEDFRTRPLDTGPYLYVSCDALTMKVREGGRVVKTSVLLATGVNADGYRELLGMQVATAESAASWTGFFRDLKARGLDQVYLVTSDAHLGIQAAVGDCLPNASWQRCRTHFAKNLSSMVPKTQWPTLSAMFHTIFQQPDAQAVWDQARDVIEFCQQKFPHVADYLEESLDDLLAFTNAPKAVWTKVWSNNPTERLNREIRRRTDVVGIFPNRDAVVRLVGAVLAEQHDDWIQQKRYMSLTSLEQTKTMMTATVIDAGESTQEVA from the coding sequence ATGACCGCTGGACCCAATCATATCGACCCGACCGCCTACCTTGATGAGCTGCTCGCCCAAGCATCCCCGGATCTGATGCGTCAGATGCTGCAGGACTTCATCAACCAGATCCTCTCCACCCAAGCAGACAGCATCTGCGGGGCCGACTACGCCACAGTCAGCGACACCCGCACCAACCACCGAAACGGCTACCGCCACCGCGACCTGGACACACGCGTGGGCACCATCGACGTGAGAATCCCGAAACTTCGCCACGGATCATTCTTCCCCGACTGGTTGTTGGAGCGCCGCTCACGAGCAGAACGCGCCCTGGCCACCGTCGTAGCCACCTGCTACCTCAAGGGGGTCTCCACCCGCCGCATGAACGACCTTGTCGCCACCCTCGGGATCACCAACCTGTCGAAGTCACAGGTGTCTACCATGGCCAAAGAACTCGACGTGATGGTCGAAGACTTCCGCACCCGCCCGTTGGACACCGGCCCCTACCTCTATGTTTCCTGCGACGCGCTGACGATGAAGGTGCGTGAAGGCGGGCGCGTCGTCAAAACCAGCGTGCTGCTGGCCACCGGGGTTAACGCCGACGGGTACCGGGAGTTGCTTGGTATGCAGGTCGCCACCGCCGAATCGGCCGCGTCGTGGACCGGGTTCTTCCGCGACCTGAAAGCCCGGGGCCTGGATCAGGTGTACCTGGTCACCAGCGACGCCCACCTAGGCATCCAAGCCGCTGTGGGTGACTGCCTACCCAACGCATCCTGGCAGCGGTGCCGCACCCATTTCGCGAAGAATCTGTCATCGATGGTGCCGAAAACCCAGTGGCCGACATTGTCGGCGATGTTTCACACGATCTTCCAACAACCCGACGCCCAGGCCGTGTGGGACCAGGCCCGAGACGTCATTGAGTTTTGCCAGCAGAAGTTCCCCCATGTGGCGGATTACCTGGAGGAATCCTTGGACGACCTGCTGGCGTTTACGAACGCGCCGAAAGCGGTGTGGACGAAGGTGTGGTCAAACAACCCCACTGAAAGGCTCAACCGGGAGATCAGACGTCGCACCGACGTCGTGGGGATCTTCCCCAACCGCGACGCCGTCGTGCGTCTGGTCGGGGCGGTACTCGCCGAGCAACACGATGATTGGATCCAGCAGAAACGCTACATGTCGCTAACCAGCCTGGAACAGACCAAGACGATGATGACAGCCACCGTCATTGATGCCGGCGAATCCACTCAGGAGGTTGCATGA
- a CDS encoding 2-dehydropantoate 2-reductase N-terminal domain-containing protein gives MSTTPTPPSSRSKQAVIVGFGPVGQMIASILAPHGWHIHALDTRPRVSFDGAEALSTLEQYLEVDARQPTPATAAALTSCSLVVLAVPEESALETLEALAPLLPADALIVETLSRKDRLRAHLAAAVPEHAMLSINPLFHPGLGPRGNRIAVVAPVTHPTVTDVVSCIEDAGARVVFLSAREHDNELVAVQALTHSALLAFAASLPHIVADVDRCLEFAPPPTRLLMALAARVASGSPETYWDIQGAALGQPPARDILANALARLDDDLAQDSPASFAQSLAENQSWFSTRLASLTDLAKTALGHTIDTTAPRPAASDDQTPATPSSKEDPDVHDDH, from the coding sequence ATGAGCACGACACCCACCCCGCCCTCATCGCGGTCGAAACAAGCCGTCATCGTCGGTTTCGGGCCCGTCGGCCAGATGATCGCGAGCATCCTCGCCCCACACGGCTGGCACATTCACGCCCTCGACACGCGACCGCGTGTCAGTTTCGACGGCGCCGAAGCCCTCAGCACTCTGGAGCAGTATCTCGAGGTCGACGCCCGCCAGCCGACTCCGGCCACCGCTGCGGCACTAACATCCTGCTCGCTGGTCGTCCTCGCTGTGCCCGAGGAGTCCGCCCTCGAGACACTGGAAGCACTCGCCCCGCTCCTGCCCGCTGACGCACTCATCGTCGAGACGCTCTCCCGCAAGGACCGCCTCCGTGCCCACCTGGCAGCGGCGGTACCGGAGCACGCGATGCTGAGCATCAACCCGCTGTTCCATCCCGGGCTCGGACCCCGCGGCAATCGCATAGCCGTCGTCGCCCCCGTCACGCATCCCACAGTCACCGACGTCGTGTCCTGCATCGAGGACGCCGGCGCCCGGGTGGTCTTTCTGAGTGCGCGCGAGCACGACAACGAGCTCGTCGCCGTTCAAGCCCTCACGCACAGTGCGCTCCTGGCGTTCGCGGCCAGCCTGCCGCACATCGTCGCCGACGTCGACCGCTGCCTGGAGTTCGCGCCCCCACCGACCCGCCTGCTGATGGCCCTAGCCGCACGCGTGGCATCGGGCTCACCCGAGACCTACTGGGACATCCAAGGCGCAGCCCTCGGCCAGCCGCCGGCGCGCGACATTCTGGCCAACGCACTGGCTCGACTCGACGACGACCTCGCACAGGACTCGCCGGCATCGTTCGCCCAGTCCCTGGCGGAGAACCAGTCCTGGTTCAGCACCCGCCTCGCCTCGCTCACCGACCTCGCTAAGACCGCCCTCGGCCACACCATCGACACGACCGCGCCGCGGCCGGCGGCCTCCGATGACCAGACCCCGGCCACACCATCTTCGAAGGAGGATCCCGATGTCCACGACGACCACTAA